From a single Micromonospora carbonacea genomic region:
- a CDS encoding lysylphosphatidylglycerol synthase domain-containing protein, which translates to MGRRRAWRTALTAVFVVAVLGGVALALRGQDWSTLGRLLRPDTAGWLLAALLVTGAGLLCGMRAWTLTLASVGAEVPSRTGVRMFFVGFLGKFVPGRLWGLLAQLRLGDAAGVSRGRMAGTYLVNLVVVLLTGGAVGLLVAPAVLGTGAGLAWLLLPVALLVVLAVRPGLLDTLVRLAARVARRPQPAPLHRPAEVRRSIGWQTLSWVLSGMHLWVVAVLLGADARAALAAAVGAFALATTAGTFAIFVPDGAGVREVLVVAALSTVLPLPAAVTAAVASRVLSTLAEVLTAGLALLTVTVSDRLAARGRAATPPAGADARLTPTPG; encoded by the coding sequence ATGGGCAGGCGGCGGGCGTGGCGCACGGCGCTCACGGCGGTCTTCGTGGTCGCGGTGCTCGGCGGCGTCGCCCTGGCCCTGCGCGGGCAGGACTGGTCGACGCTGGGCCGGCTGCTGCGGCCGGACACCGCCGGGTGGCTGCTGGCCGCGCTGCTGGTGACCGGGGCCGGTCTGCTCTGCGGCATGCGGGCCTGGACGCTGACGCTGGCCTCGGTGGGGGCGGAGGTGCCGTCCCGCACCGGCGTCCGGATGTTCTTCGTCGGGTTCCTCGGCAAGTTCGTCCCGGGCCGGCTGTGGGGCCTGCTCGCCCAGCTCCGGCTCGGCGACGCCGCCGGGGTCAGCCGGGGGCGGATGGCCGGCACCTACCTGGTGAACCTGGTCGTGGTGCTGCTGACCGGCGGCGCGGTGGGGCTCCTGGTGGCCCCGGCCGTGCTCGGCACCGGCGCCGGGCTGGCCTGGCTGCTCCTGCCGGTCGCCCTGCTGGTGGTGCTGGCCGTCCGGCCCGGGCTGCTCGACACCCTGGTCCGGCTGGCCGCCCGGGTCGCCCGCCGGCCCCAGCCGGCACCGCTGCACCGGCCCGCCGAGGTCCGCCGCTCGATCGGGTGGCAGACCCTGTCCTGGGTGCTCTCGGGGATGCACCTGTGGGTCGTCGCGGTGCTGCTCGGCGCGGACGCTCGCGCCGCCCTGGCGGCGGCGGTCGGCGCGTTCGCCCTGGCCACCACCGCCGGCACGTTCGCCATCTTCGTGCCGGACGGCGCCGGCGTGCGGGAGGTGCTGGTGGTCGCGGCCCTGTCCACCGTCCTGCCCCTGCCGGCGGCGGTCACCGCGGCGGTGGCCAGCCGGGTGCTCAGCACCCTCGCCGAGGTGCTCACGGCGGGCCTGGCGCTGCTCACGGTCACGGTCTCGGACCGGCTCGCCGCCAGGGGCCGCGCCGCCACCCCGCCCGCCGGGGCGGACGCCCGGCTCACCCCGACCCCCGGCTGA
- a CDS encoding glycosyltransferase family 2 protein, translating into MAADGQRVSVVIPNYNYEKTLGACLDAVFAQTHRPYEVIVVDDGSTDRSRDIAARYPCRVVDGGGNRGVSAARNIGARAATGDILFFVDSDVALRADAIANALAVLAADPSCGCVHGTYDTQPLYDDGPIEHYKVLHAHWWRRRSVGRVNTAIFALAAVRRSAFLAAGQFHEELRDAEDVEYSERLARVTGIRLTDTVVGRHDDCARFGDMLREQYRRSLPLAAFAGAHRMRAGSVAVNPALGVLAAPLVLATLPLGLLHPALLAVPLACFGLFLLADPGLLPFVRRERGTAFLAWFVGVHLVAQLAIVVGAAAGLVARLRGTGSPRPLPLAAGR; encoded by the coding sequence ATGGCCGCTGATGGGCAGAGAGTTTCGGTCGTCATACCGAACTACAACTACGAGAAGACGCTCGGTGCGTGCCTGGACGCCGTGTTCGCGCAGACCCACCGGCCGTACGAGGTCATCGTCGTCGACGACGGCTCGACCGACCGGTCCCGCGACATCGCGGCCCGGTACCCGTGCCGGGTGGTCGACGGAGGTGGCAACCGGGGCGTGTCGGCGGCCCGCAACATCGGCGCGCGGGCCGCCACCGGCGACATCCTCTTCTTCGTCGACTCCGACGTGGCGCTGCGGGCCGACGCGATCGCCAACGCCCTGGCGGTGCTCGCCGCCGATCCCTCCTGCGGCTGCGTGCACGGCACCTACGACACCCAGCCGCTCTACGACGACGGGCCGATCGAGCACTACAAGGTGCTGCACGCGCACTGGTGGCGGCGGCGCAGCGTGGGCCGGGTCAACACCGCGATCTTCGCGCTGGCCGCGGTGCGGCGCTCCGCGTTCCTCGCCGCCGGCCAGTTCCACGAGGAGCTGCGCGACGCCGAGGACGTCGAGTACAGCGAGCGGCTCGCCCGGGTCACCGGCATCAGGCTCACCGACACCGTGGTCGGCCGGCACGACGACTGCGCCCGGTTCGGGGACATGCTGCGCGAGCAGTACCGCCGTTCGCTGCCGCTGGCGGCGTTCGCCGGGGCGCACCGGATGCGCGCCGGCAGCGTGGCGGTCAATCCCGCCCTCGGTGTGCTGGCCGCCCCGCTGGTGCTGGCCACCCTGCCGCTCGGCCTGCTGCACCCGGCGCTGCTCGCCGTGCCGCTCGCCTGCTTCGGGCTCTTCCTGCTCGCCGACCCGGGCCTGCTGCCGTTCGTCCGGCGCGAGCGCGGCACGGCCTTCCTGGCCTGGTTCGTCGGCGTGCACCTGGTGGCCCAGCTCGCCATCGTGGTGGGCGCGGCGGCCGGACTGGTCGCCCGGCTGCGCGGCACCGGCAGCCCCCGCCCGCTACCCCTCGCGGCGGGTCGGTGA
- a CDS encoding AfsR/SARP family transcriptional regulator, protein MSDIAVTSSAELLGGFRITIDGRTVTNWRAGKSQALVQYLLLHRGRPVSRDTLRSALWPHLPPSAGVTSVKAAVHGARRALCVPGERHSPVRIASVDGGYLLQADHLRIDVATFERRMTAATAAVAGGDRTLAAGHLRRALEVYRGDLLPNQDAEWAVAEREWCRVRALHALRLLSDLALDTGDWWAAIRWNRRALEVDPYDPAAFTVLADCHRRLGITGAALRWDELAQSRLAQV, encoded by the coding sequence ATGTCAGACATCGCAGTCACGTCGAGCGCCGAACTGCTCGGCGGATTTCGGATCACCATCGACGGCCGAACCGTCACCAACTGGCGGGCCGGCAAGTCCCAGGCGCTCGTGCAATACCTGCTGCTGCACCGGGGCCGACCGGTCAGCCGGGACACCCTCCGCTCGGCGCTGTGGCCGCACCTGCCCCCGTCTGCCGGCGTCACCTCGGTGAAGGCCGCGGTGCACGGGGCCCGCCGCGCCCTCTGCGTACCGGGCGAACGGCACTCGCCGGTGCGGATCGCCTCGGTGGACGGCGGCTACCTGCTCCAGGCCGACCACCTCCGGATCGACGTGGCCACCTTCGAACGGCGGATGACCGCCGCCACCGCCGCGGTCGCCGGCGGCGACCGGACGCTGGCCGCTGGGCACCTGCGGCGCGCGCTGGAGGTCTACCGGGGCGACCTGCTGCCCAACCAGGACGCGGAGTGGGCGGTGGCCGAGCGGGAGTGGTGCCGGGTCCGCGCCCTGCACGCCCTGCGGCTCCTCAGCGACCTGGCCCTGGATACCGGGGACTGGTGGGCCGCGATCCGCTGGAACCGCCGGGCGTTGGAGGTGGACCCGTACGACCCGGCGGCCTTCACCGTCCTGGCCGACTGCCACCGCCGGCTCGGCATCACCGGGGCGGCGCTGCGCTGGGACGAGCTCGCCCAGAGCCGGCTGGCGCAGGTGTGA
- a CDS encoding UbiA family prenyltransferase, which produces MTYHSVIRFDRYTRSVGVVRPSSVAVLEGCQHVVASWREARPVVQVVFQLRFLAGAAVAAPQAVLTRPGSLLAGAFAWLCATWFVYLLNGLSDQVEDRRNGSPRPLATGALPIGVARRIVVALAGLALLSAATVSTRLVGLVALMLALGWLYSAGPRPQKGNMFGFVLVVVSGGIVTYLAGAAASGGPVGPELVVLSVAMSLWMALGGTTKDLSDVAGDRAAGRRTLPVLLGDRAARRLMAVLVVVAGGVLLSGALVVAPVLILPAVVLAIGATGVVGCLLTGAGATGRWLQRRPYRLFMVSQYAVHLSVLGFLPA; this is translated from the coding sequence ATGACCTACCACTCGGTAATTCGGTTCGACCGGTACACCCGGTCCGTCGGTGTCGTGCGGCCGTCGTCGGTGGCGGTCTTGGAAGGCTGCCAGCACGTGGTGGCGAGTTGGCGGGAGGCCCGCCCCGTCGTCCAGGTCGTCTTCCAGTTGCGCTTCCTCGCGGGTGCGGCCGTGGCCGCACCGCAGGCGGTGCTGACCCGGCCCGGCTCGCTGCTGGCCGGCGCGTTCGCCTGGCTCTGCGCGACCTGGTTCGTGTACCTGCTGAACGGGCTCTCCGACCAGGTCGAGGACCGGCGTAACGGCTCGCCGCGACCGCTCGCCACCGGGGCGCTCCCGATCGGCGTGGCCCGGCGGATCGTGGTGGCCCTGGCCGGGCTCGCCCTCCTGTCGGCGGCGACGGTCTCGACGCGCCTGGTCGGGCTGGTGGCGCTGATGTTGGCCCTCGGCTGGCTCTACTCGGCCGGTCCCCGGCCGCAGAAGGGCAACATGTTCGGCTTCGTGCTGGTGGTGGTGTCGGGTGGGATCGTCACCTACCTGGCCGGCGCCGCCGCGTCGGGCGGGCCGGTGGGCCCGGAGCTGGTCGTGCTGTCGGTCGCGATGTCGCTGTGGATGGCGCTGGGCGGCACCACCAAGGACCTCTCCGATGTGGCCGGTGACCGGGCGGCCGGCCGGCGCACCCTGCCGGTGCTGCTGGGCGACCGGGCCGCCCGCCGGTTGATGGCCGTCCTGGTGGTGGTGGCCGGCGGCGTGCTGCTGTCGGGCGCCCTGGTGGTGGCCCCGGTGCTGATCCTGCCGGCGGTGGTGCTGGCGATCGGCGCGACGGGGGTGGTCGGTTGCCTGCTCACCGGGGCCGGTGCCACCGGGCGGTGGCTCCAGCGCCGCCCGTACCGGCTCTTCATGGTCAGCCAGTACGCCGTGCACCTGAGCGTGCTGGGGTTCCTCCCCGCCTGA